DNA from Roseimicrobium sp. ORNL1:
TTCGCTGCCGAAGAAGCTTATCTGAGTCGCGCGTTGCACAAGAAGGGGCGCTTTGTGATCCTCCGCGAATCCGTCTTCACTTCCGGTCGCAAGCTCCGCACCTATTCCTTCGGCGAAGTCCTTCGCCTGTTCGGAGGCATTGCCATGTCCGGCTTCAAGTCGGTGCAGCAACGCGAAGGGCTGGACATCTGGTACGGCGAGCGGCGGCAGGATCCGGAGGAGATGGCAAGGCAGGCGCAAATAGCCAATGACGAGTGGGTGGTGGAGGTCGATGGCCGCCCAGTGGCACTGCTCACGGAGCCGGAGTGGGCGGAGATGTTTCGCACCAGCTACAAGATCAAACCTCTCGCAGAGGACGCGGAGACCCTGGCGAAGCTGAACGATGTGGAATTCTGGAACGCCATGGAAGGCATGAAATTCCGGCACCGTGCCACGGCGCAGCTTGGCGAGATGGCCTTTCCCCTGATGAATGCGCTCAGCCGCGGACGAATCGTGATGCGTGGCATGTATTGAGGAGAGTGGATGGGCGCTCCCGGGTGGAGAAATCCACTTTGCGCCATGAGCGTCAGGTGAAGGATATGGAAGCGGTGCCGAAGGCCTTGGACTGCGTGCAGCCCTGCTGCCGCTTTGAAGAGTCCACAGCCTGCTGTGGCGATGGCGGCACTTGCTCGTAAGGTCATATCTTCCAACGATCAGGCGACTTCGTCGCGGCAAAGCGTGCAGCAGGCTGCACGCAGTCCAGGGACGCTGCGCGTCACAGCGTCCGGATCCAATCGTGTGTATTTCCTTCTTCAGGGTGGTGCAGCATCTCTCCCATCACCTGTTCGTGTCAGGAGACGCCTACATTTTCGGCTTGCCAGTGCGGAATTGTTGCATCCGAGCCCCTCGCTCCTTCGGCCGTTCTCCCTTTCTCCCAGCTTGCATCCCGCCCGGGATTCGCTTTCCTGTACCCTCCCCACTTCCTTGTTCGCTTCACCACCCGACCGTCCCACTACGCAGCCGCAGGAGGCTGTGTCCTTGCAGCCCCATGCCCTGCTGTACGCCACCAGCGCAGGATTGGGGGGCTCCGGACTGGATTCGACCTCGCTGGAGGGAGTGCTGGCCTCGTGGCGCAAGGGGTTCCTGAAGAAGGCGTTGTGCTACCCGAACCGCCAGAAGGAGATTGCCTCCGGGCATATCCGGTCACTCCAGTACCATCCCGTGCGCCTTCTCTCCGCTTTGGGGAGCCGGGACTACTACGCGGCAAAGAAGCAAACCCTGGACAAGCTGGCGGCTCGTGAACTGGAGCGCGGCGGCTATGATTTCTTCCACGGCTGGAGCGGTGAGTGTTTCCGCTCGCTCGTGGAGGCCAAGATGCGCGGGATCCCTTCCGTGATGGATGTGCCCACGTGGCATCGCAACAAGGGCGTCGCCAAGCCGAACGAAACGAAGAAGGAACGCGAAGCCCGCCTGGCGGATCGCGGTTGGAAGGACTGGCGCAAGCATCTGCACGTGACCCGCCAGCAGCAGCTCGCCGAGTATGATCTGGCCACGCTGCTTTTCATGCCTTCACAACGGTCCAAGGAAACCTTCCTCGCGGCCGGCATTCCCGAAAGCAAACTGCACTACGTGGGCCGCGGCGTGGACGTGGGGCGCTATCAAGTGGCCGAGCAGCCACCGGAGATCTTCCGTGTGATCTTCGTGGGTGCACTCATCAAACGTAAAGGCGTGCACCTCCTGCTGGAGGCCTGGAAGAAACTCAATCTGCCCAATGCGGAACTCCTTCTTGTGGGAAGTGTGCACAAAGAAATCAAGCCGGCGCTTCAGGAGTTCTCCACTCCCAGCGTGAAGCTCCTGGGCTTCACCAAGAACGTGTCCGAGGAACTACGCCGCAGCTCTGTATTCGCGTTCCCCACCGAGTGCGAAGGTTTTGCTAAGGCGACCCTCGAAGCCGCTGCCTGCGGCCTGCCGCTCATCGCCACGCGCGAGTCTGGCGATGCGATCATCGGTGGCAATACCGGCATCATGATTCCGCCAAACGATGCCGACGCCCTCGCCGTGGCCATGGAGTATGCCCACACCCACCGCGAAACTTTCCAGAGCATGGGCAGAAACGCCCGTCGTCTGGTGGAGCAGAAATTTACCTGGGATGACTACCGCGAGCGTGTGCTCGCCGGGTATGCGAAGGCGATGCAACTGATGAAGTGAAGGCTTTGATGCTATCCGCTCCGTTCCCGATGATCCGGCGTGCCTTCCGGGACGCTTTGATTTTCTCTGCTGATCCGGTGGTTGCGGTCGTCCAGATTGCCTTCGTTCCTCAGGCTTCACGGCTTGCGCTTTCGCGTCTAAACGTGCCGCTTGCGCGGCAGGGTGTTCCCTTCACCACCGGCTACCAGCCAACGTCCCTCCGGGACGAATGAGTCGACAGCGTTTTGTGCTAATTCCGTCACTCGTTCTTCTATCTTCTATCAGCCACATACCAACCGCCGGCCGCTACTTACCACTCACTCCTCACTGAATACTGATCACTGTTTACTGAGAACTCCTCCCTTCCTCCGTGTCCCGCATCCTCCTCATCCAGCTCAAGCGCATCGGTGACTTCATCCTCACTGCGCCAGCCGCGCAGGCGTTGCATGAGGCCATGCCGGGTGCGGAGCTGGTGATGCTGGTGCCTTCGGGAGTGGCGGACCTGGCGCGGTGCCTGGCGCCGGTGCAGCGGGTGATTCCGTACACCGCAGGGCGTGTGAATCTGGAGACGTGGGCCTCCACGATCGCGGGTGAGTGGGCAGCGTGTCTGGATTTCACGGGCACGGATCGCAGTGCGCTCATCGCGCAGCTTTCACGCGCGAAGCGGCGCATCGGCTACAGCAAGTTCACGCGTGGTCTGCGCAGCATGGCCTTCACTGAGACGTGTGATGCCTCGGTGCGTGAACTGCACACGGTGGACTTCCATCTCGCGCTCGTTGGCACGTTGCTCGGGCATGAGGTTCGCGCATCCGAGAAGTCACCCTTCAGCATTCCTGACGGCACGACTGCCAGTGCGCGGGAAAAGCTGGCCGAGTCAGGCGTGGGCGAGCACGAGCCGTACGCCATCCTGCACATCGGCACCGCCCGGGAGGAAAAGTTCTGGCCGGACGAGCGCTGGGCGGAAGTCGCGCGCCATCTGCACGATCACCAACATTTGAAGATTGTCCTCACGGGCAGCGGCGATGGCCTGGAGAAGCCGCACCTGGATCATCTTCGTTCCCTTTTGCATGTGCCATATGCCGACTTGACTGGCAAACTTCCCCTGACCGAGCTGGCCGCAGTCATACGCGACTGCCGTGTCATCGCCGGCGTGGATAGCATGGCCATGCATCTGGCGTCCCTGTTTGCGAAGCCGCAGGTGGCGCTTTTTGGTCCTACCAACCCATACCAGTGGAGAGCGCGCCACCCCCAGGCGCGCGTGCTTACGCCTTTCAGCGAGAACCCTGTGCAAACCTTTGCCCCCAAGATGAAAAAGGGGAGCATGGCGGACATTCCGACCGCACGGGTGACAACCTCGCTGGATTCTCTAATTGGTTGATTCCTGAACGGCCCGTGGGATGCTTCGCACCCGCGCCGCAATATACCGAATGTCACAAATCAAAAAAGTCAGTCGCAAACAGCTCTCTGAAATGAGCGGGCGGGAAGTGATACGCATTGCGTTCATCGCCTACGGCAAGCTCTTCGGTTACATGAAGCCCTACAAGGGGCGCTTCGCCACGGGAGCCGTTTTCGGCGTCCTGTCCGGACTCTTCAATGCGGTGATGATCGTGGGTTTCCAGATCATCTTCACTGTGGCGCTGCCGGGTTCTGCGAGCCACACGCAGAAAATACCTTTTTTGGGAGAGGTGGATCCCACGGAGTGGGTGGTGAAGCATCTGCCATTCCTTCATAGCATGGACCAGAAGGCCAAGGAGAAGGCTGCGGCCAAGGAGGGCGCCACATCACCGGCTCCGTCTGCTTCTGGTACAGCGCCTCCCGTCACCAGCACACCTGCTGCAGAGTCTCAAACCCCCGCCACGAATGCTACCGCCACGACACCCGCTGTCGCGGAATCGCATGGTGCGGCCAAGCATGGAGCGGCCCACCCTGAACTGCCGAGGAAGGTCACTCTTCCGGTCGTCATCTTTTTCGCGGCTCTCATACCCCTGCTGCTCTTCACCCGCGGCATGCTCACCTATTTCTCAAACTACTGCCTTCTGTGGGTGGGTAACCAGGTGCTGTATGACCTGCGCAATGATACCTTTGCCTCACTGCTGCGGCAGTCGATTGGCTTCTACTCGCGCGCGAAGACGGGTGAACTGATCCAGATCGTCTTCAACCAGGCGCGCATCGCCCAGCAGAATGTGGTGACACTGGCCCAGGACATTATCCAGCGGCCAGTAGCCATCATCTCCATCTTTGTTACGCTGTTGATTTACGAGCCGTTCTTCACCATCAGCTCGCTGATCGTGTTCCCGCTCTGCATCGGTCCGGTGATGGCCGTGGGGCGCAAGGTGCGCAAGGCCGGTGCGAAGGAAGAAGAAGAGGCGGGTCGCATCATGGTGACCATGCACGAGACCTTTGCCGGCATCCGCCTCGTGAAGTCCCATGCGCGTGAAAAGTATGAGATGGGCCGCTTCGACCACGCAGCGAAGAAGATGCAGGAGCTCATCATGCGATGGAGCAAGGCGCTGGAAATCATCGGCCCCATCGTGGAAGCCGTGGCCGCGCTGGGCATTGCCGCCGGTCTGGTCTATGCATGGCAGCGGGGCATTGAGGCGCAGACGTTCCTCATCATCTGCATGGCGCTCACGCAGATCTACCCGCACGCGAAGGCGCTGAGCCGCATCCAGCTTCTCATGCAGAAGACCGTGGTGGCCACCACCAGCCTCTTCGAGATCATGGAGATGAAGCCGGACATCGAAGATGTGCCGGATGCCGAGAAGCTCCCGCGCGTGCGCGGCGAGCTGAAGCTGAACAACGTCTCCTTCACCTACAAGAAGGCGGACAAGAAGAAGGGCGGCTTCAAGAAGGCCACCGATCGTCCTGCCGTGCAGAACATCACCCTGGACCTCAAGCCGGGGAACTTCTACGCGCTGGTCGGCCCCAGCGGCAGCGGCAAGAGCACGCTCTTCTCCCTGCTGCTCCGGTTCTATGATCCGGATAAGGGCTACATCACGCTCGATGGTCATGACATCCGCCGTGTGACGCAGGACTCGCTCCGCGATAACATCGGCGTGGTGAGTCAGGACACCTTCCTCTTCCACGATACCATCGAGGAGAACATCCGCTACGGCAGGCTGGACGCCACGAAGGAGGAAATCATCGAGGCCGCCACCAAGGCGCATGCGCATGAGTTTATCCTGCTGCAAGAGCAGAAGTATGACACGATGTGCGGCGACACCGGCAGCAAGCTCTCCGGTGGGCAGAGACAGCGCATCACCATCGCGCGTGCCATCCTGCGTGATGCGCCCATCCTTCTGCTGGATGAGGCCATGTCGGCCATGGACTCCGAAGGGGAGAAGATCATTCAGGAGGCCATCAACAACCTGATTGAGGGTCGCACGGTCATCGCCATTGCCCACCGTCTCTCCACGATCCTGCATGCCAACCAGATCGTTGTGATGGAACACGGCGAGGTGATCGACATGGGCTCGCACGATGAGCTCTTGCAGCGTTGTGATCTCTACCAGCGCCTGTACCACCTCCAGTTCAAGAGCGGCAAAGTCGCCCCTGACGAAGCGGTGGCTGACGTGAATCTCGACGAGCCGTACGAGACCGAAGCGATTGAGGCGGCGGAGTCGTAAGGCAACGTAGCTCGCGTTAGCGAAGCCCGACGAAGGAGGAATCCCTTCGCGAGTGTGTTTGGAAGGTGCTACAGGCACCTCATGGGTGGCTTGCGCGGAACTCCGCGTGAGCCACTTTTTTAGTATAATACCGAGAAGAGTTGAAATCATGTCTTGGTATGAGAGGCCGTTCCATTCCAAGGTGAAGTGCCGGGCATTTCAAAGGAGCGTGGACACTCTTGTCCGCCGTTCTCTTGCGCAGCGGCATCCTTGATGTGAAAGCTACTGGTGACGCTTCTTGAGTAGCTGGTGGAATGTGGCCTTGCCTGCCAGATGAAAGAGGGGCGTGCGTCAGGGGCAGCGGACAAGAGTGTCCACGCTCCTTTGCCCAGGCCGTCGCTTTCTGCACAAAGACCCGTTTTCAACCGTTGATGGTATAAGGTAGCCAATGAATGGCTGTCTCTTGGGCTGCTTCTACTCGCGAAGGGATTCCTCCTTCGTCGGGCTTCGCTAACGCGAGCTACGTTGAGTTGCCTCGCTGCCACCAACTACTGCGCCGGTACGGCCACCGGGGGCGTGGGCGGGCTACTCGGAGGCGGACTCACTTCGTCAGCGATGGCATTCCTCCAGTTGAACTGGGGCAGGTTGGTGAGTTCCACCCATTGCTTGTCACCTTCACGGCGCCATTCCAGCTCCACCACTACGGCGGCTTGATCCACCTGCCAGCCGAGATAGCGATCCAGGATGTTTGCGAGCGGGGTGCCTCTCCTGGCGAAGACGCTGCCAACGTAGGGAGGCATGGGGGCCTGCACTTCCATGCAGATCTTCTTGTCCAGTTCGGGCACATTGTCGTCGAAGTAGTGCGTGCGCCGTACCAGCACG
Protein-coding regions in this window:
- a CDS encoding glycosyltransferase family 9 protein, producing the protein MSRILLIQLKRIGDFILTAPAAQALHEAMPGAELVMLVPSGVADLARCLAPVQRVIPYTAGRVNLETWASTIAGEWAACLDFTGTDRSALIAQLSRAKRRIGYSKFTRGLRSMAFTETCDASVRELHTVDFHLALVGTLLGHEVRASEKSPFSIPDGTTASAREKLAESGVGEHEPYAILHIGTAREEKFWPDERWAEVARHLHDHQHLKIVLTGSGDGLEKPHLDHLRSLLHVPYADLTGKLPLTELAAVIRDCRVIAGVDSMAMHLASLFAKPQVALFGPTNPYQWRARHPQARVLTPFSENPVQTFAPKMKKGSMADIPTARVTTSLDSLIG
- a CDS encoding glycosyltransferase yields the protein MFASPPDRPTTQPQEAVSLQPHALLYATSAGLGGSGLDSTSLEGVLASWRKGFLKKALCYPNRQKEIASGHIRSLQYHPVRLLSALGSRDYYAAKKQTLDKLAARELERGGYDFFHGWSGECFRSLVEAKMRGIPSVMDVPTWHRNKGVAKPNETKKEREARLADRGWKDWRKHLHVTRQQQLAEYDLATLLFMPSQRSKETFLAAGIPESKLHYVGRGVDVGRYQVAEQPPEIFRVIFVGALIKRKGVHLLLEAWKKLNLPNAELLLVGSVHKEIKPALQEFSTPSVKLLGFTKNVSEELRRSSVFAFPTECEGFAKATLEAAACGLPLIATRESGDAIIGGNTGIMIPPNDADALAVAMEYAHTHRETFQSMGRNARRLVEQKFTWDDYRERVLAGYAKAMQLMK
- a CDS encoding glycosyltransferase, yielding MLSIIIPAHNEELLLGRTLYHLTTAVDELGLPSEIIVVDDASTDRTAAIAEEYGVRVIHVNHRQIAATRNAGAREARGDMLLFVDADTLVSVYPLRAAVEAMEKKGAVGGGCRFRFEGRLPLYGRIMQSLAMPLYSLARLASGCFLFCRREAFEAVGGFDEKLFAAEEAYLSRALHKKGRFVILRESVFTSGRKLRTYSFGEVLRLFGGIAMSGFKSVQQREGLDIWYGERRQDPEEMARQAQIANDEWVVEVDGRPVALLTEPEWAEMFRTSYKIKPLAEDAETLAKLNDVEFWNAMEGMKFRHRATAQLGEMAFPLMNALSRGRIVMRGMY
- a CDS encoding ABC transporter ATP-binding protein, giving the protein MIRIAFIAYGKLFGYMKPYKGRFATGAVFGVLSGLFNAVMIVGFQIIFTVALPGSASHTQKIPFLGEVDPTEWVVKHLPFLHSMDQKAKEKAAAKEGATSPAPSASGTAPPVTSTPAAESQTPATNATATTPAVAESHGAAKHGAAHPELPRKVTLPVVIFFAALIPLLLFTRGMLTYFSNYCLLWVGNQVLYDLRNDTFASLLRQSIGFYSRAKTGELIQIVFNQARIAQQNVVTLAQDIIQRPVAIISIFVTLLIYEPFFTISSLIVFPLCIGPVMAVGRKVRKAGAKEEEEAGRIMVTMHETFAGIRLVKSHAREKYEMGRFDHAAKKMQELIMRWSKALEIIGPIVEAVAALGIAAGLVYAWQRGIEAQTFLIICMALTQIYPHAKALSRIQLLMQKTVVATTSLFEIMEMKPDIEDVPDAEKLPRVRGELKLNNVSFTYKKADKKKGGFKKATDRPAVQNITLDLKPGNFYALVGPSGSGKSTLFSLLLRFYDPDKGYITLDGHDIRRVTQDSLRDNIGVVSQDTFLFHDTIEENIRYGRLDATKEEIIEAATKAHAHEFILLQEQKYDTMCGDTGSKLSGGQRQRITIARAILRDAPILLLDEAMSAMDSEGEKIIQEAINNLIEGRTVIAIAHRLSTILHANQIVVMEHGEVIDMGSHDELLQRCDLYQRLYHLQFKSGKVAPDEAVADVNLDEPYETEAIEAAES